Below is a window of Quercus robur chromosome 6, dhQueRobu3.1, whole genome shotgun sequence DNA.
AGACAGATCCAGCTCCGGATAAGCTAACGACACTTGCTTCAGACAATCATCAAAACCTGCGCCATAGTAATCAGCACAAGAGTCGATGAAGGACTGAGTTGTCTTGAACTTTTCAACTGCGTCAGCCCCAGCCGTCACCACCTGCGCACGCAGAGACGAAACCTCCTCCTCAAGTCTCTTCTGCTCACCCTCTGCTTCTCCTAGCTTCTCCTTCACATCCTTCAGGTCTGTGTTTAAGAGACGGACGGCCTCCTTGTATTGCGCCTGCTGATCCATCAAGGTGGAGTTGTGCCTCCTCACCCGAGAGACGACGCCTTCTTTGGCCATGCAACGATCTTGGAGTGCTTTaacacgaaccaaggcctgaAGGGAATACAACCGTCAGCTATTAAGCAAGGAAAAATATCAGATTAATCAAAGTAGGAAACATACCCGTGCAATATCAAAGAAGGCTGACGCCCCCAGGTCATCCGTCCCAAGCTGAGCACAAGGATCCAGATCCGTCTGTTTGATAAGAGACTCCAGACTCTCGACAGCATGATCTTTGTGAGTCAGCAAGCAACGGGGCCCCTCAATGACAGGACCAGAAGAAGTCATCACTCCTTTCCCAGCACCGTGACTAAGCTTGGGAGGTGACTTCTGGGAGGGCGCGTCCGTAGGAGTGACGGCCACCTTCTTGGAAGGAGGATCATCCTTTCCGTCAGATTTCCTCTTGATTGAGCCCTTCAAGGAGGAATGAGGAGTTGACGCTCCATCCTTCCCCTTAGCtttatcttcttccttcttacgGGCGGCAGCGGCCCTCACCCTTTGCTTCGCAGCCTCCATCTCTGCAAAAAGAAAGCTAACGGATAAGTAATCTGACGGATGAATAGTAGCAGACGGATTAAATAACGCATTTACTTAcgttttcttgaaaattcttcCAACTTCCGTGCTTCGACCGTCGGCTCAGGACCACCACAATACAAATGTAGAGTGTCTAGGGTTATCAAGTCCCTACACCTACGTTGCTCAAGTGAGATGGTGAGTATCCGACGGATGAAATCCCTCTGTTCGTCAGACACCTCCGGACGAGTGATGGCTGAGACAAGGAAACAGTGTTAAAAAGAGACGGTGAAAATGAAAAGCGAcggtaaaaagaaagagacgggGGCAACCTGACTCCCTAATATAAGCCCAagtgttatcaaaataacccccGGGCAACTTATCCCATTCATCCGGGTGACACACCCAGTCCGTCcctttaacaaagaaaaatctatttttccaaTTCCTATTTGAATCCGGCATATCAAACACCAATCTTAAGTTCTTTTCACGAGGTGCGAAGTGATATGTCCCCTTGGCGGATACTTTGTGCTGGGGTCTGTAGCAGTAAAAGAACTCGTCTAGCGAAAGTTGACGGTTCCCCCCACTCAAGCGACCCCAAAGAACCTCAGCTCCAATAAAGATCCTCCAGGCGTTCGGAGAGATCTGGCTGACGGACAATCCTAAAAAATCCGCCAGCTGACGGTGTAAAGCCATCAGTGGGAGCCTAAGGCCAGCTGCGAACATGGCGTCATACATCCCCACATCAGCCGTCCTCCCtgtataacacttctcattctttttagggAGACGGAGGGGAATGTGATCTGGGATCTGGAAACGGATACGCAACTCAGAAAAAACTCTGTTGCTCATCTTTGGGAGAAATTTATTGACGGCCCACTCCTCTGGAAGGATGAAGGGACGGTTACCTCCAGAACTCCCTGAAGTTCCCTCACTGGACTCTtcgtcatcctcatcctcattacCGTCACTACTAACCTCGCTACCGTCACCCCTATCTTCGTCACTATCGATCTCTACGTCACCTTCCTCCCAGGTCCCGTCGTCAACAACTTCCTTGTCGACCCTCTCGATCTCAACCTCACTTAACACCTCTTCCCTGACTCCCTCAACACGGTCCTCTACGTCAATACTAAGGGATTGGGCGGACGTTTCTCTTCCTGACGACTCCAAAAAGCCGTCGGACTCTTGACCTGAGCCAAAGacttcgtcgtagcccgctccatcgcggactgacgactgatcactcgacgcgtcacttgacatctgactacctacaagtgacggatacACCCTAA
It encodes the following:
- the LOC126689686 gene encoding uncharacterized protein LOC126689686, producing the protein MEAAKQRVRAAAARKKEEDKAKGKDGASTPHSSLKGSIKRKSDGKDDPPSKKVAVTPTDAPSQKSPPKLSHGAGKGVMTSSGPVIEGPRCLLTHKDHAVESLESLIKQTDLDPCAQLGTDDLGASAFFDIARALVRVKALQDRCMAKEGVVSRVRRHNSTLMDQQAQYKEAVRLLNTDLKDVKEKLGEAEGEQKRLEEEVSSLRAQVVTAGADAVEKFKTTQSFIDSCADYYGAGFDDCLKQVSLAYPELDLSGITMDTSVPMTPAADRDDEPLSLDSLLNDAGVVLAQPAVATPAGPSDQIVKDKADGVSKDAPAA